One segment of Solanum stenotomum isolate F172 chromosome 1, ASM1918654v1, whole genome shotgun sequence DNA contains the following:
- the LOC125860029 gene encoding uncharacterized protein LOC125860029: MAFDSNQISYCGVRFLISYLKDYIFMLPPRQSLLWTLQEEKHCASILISPFQQFHVQFSVLMPWISVESNILTLYMAYIMDTNEEERVKGITVEVGRAPFGIETTRLQFLMPW; encoded by the exons ATGGCGTTTG ATAGCAATCAAATTAGCTATTGTGGAGTTCGGTTTTTGATTTCCTATTTGAAG GATTATATCTTCATGCTGCCACCGAGACAAAGCTTGTTGTGGACACTTCAAGAGGAGAAACATTGCGCATCAAT TTTGATATCACCTTTCCAGCAATTCCATGTTCAATTCTCAGTGTTGATGCCATGGATATCAGTGGAGAGCAACATCTTGACATT GTATATGGCCTATATTATGGATACAAATGAAGAAGAGAGGGTGAAG GGAATAACAGTTGAAGTAGGAAGAGCACCTTTTGGAATAGAGACGACGAGATTACAATTCTTGATGCCTTGGTAA
- the LOC125865264 gene encoding coatomer subunit beta-1-like: MEKSCSLLIHFDKGTPALANEIKEALEGNDIPAKIEAMKKAVMLLLNGETLPQLFITIIRYVLPSEDHTIQKLLLLYLEIIEKTDSKGRVLPEMILICQNLRNNLQHPNEYLRGATLRFLCRLNEVDIIEPLIPSIMNNLEHRHPYVRRNAVLAVMSVYKLPHGEQLLVDAPEKIENVLTTEQDPSAKRNAFLMLFQCAQERAINYLLTHVDRVSDWGELLQMVVLDLIRKVCRTNKAEKGRYIKIIISLLTAPSAAVTYECAGTLVSLSSAPSAIRAAANTYCQLLQSQSDNNVKLIVLDRLNELKSSHKDVMVDMIMDVLRALSSPNLDIRRKTLDIVLELITPRNINEVVLTLKKEVVKTQSGELEKNGEYRQMLIQAIHSCAIKFPEVASTVVHLLMDFLSDSNVASAIDVVVFVREIIETNPKLRVSIVTRLLDTFYQIRAARVSSCALWIIGEYCLSLSEVESGIATIKQCLGDLPFYSVSEESEAADSSKKTQQANSITTLSSRRPAVLADGTYATQSAASETAFSPPTVVQGSLTTGNLRSLLLTGDFFLGAVVACTLTKLVLRLEEVQPSKLEVNKATTNALLIMVSMIQLGQSHVLPHPMDNDSHDRIVLCIRLLCNTGNEVRKIWLSSCRESFVNMLSDKQLRETEEIKAKAQISHSQPDDLIDFYHLKSRRGMSQLELEDEVQDDLKRATGEFVKDENDANKLSRVLQLTGFSDPVYAEAYVTVHHYDIVLDVTVINRTKETLQNLCLELATMGDLKLVERPQNYTLAPESSKQIKANIKVSSTETGVIFGNIVYESSNVLERTVVVLNDIHIDIMDYISPAVCSEAAFRTMWAEFEWENKVAVNTVIQDEKGFLDHIIKSTNMKCLTAPSALEDECGFLAANLYAKSVFGEDALVNLSIEKQSDGKLSGYIRIRSKTQGIALSLGDKITLKQKGGN; the protein is encoded by the exons ATGGAGAAGTCCTGCTCATTGCTGATACATTTTGATAAGGGTACACCCGCTCTTGCCAATGAGATCAAAGAAGCACTTGAAGGAAATGATATCCCCGCCAAGATTGAGGCTATGAAGAAAGCCGTTATGCTTTTATTGAATGGAGAAACCCTACCTCAGCTCTTTATCACTATTATTAGATATGTCTTGCCTTCTGAGGATCACACAATTCAAAAACTGTTACTTTTGTATTTGGAGATCATTGAGAAAACAGATTCTAAGGGGCGTGTGCTGCCCGAGATGATCCTAATCTGCCAGAACTTGAGGAATAATTTGCAGCATCCCAATGAGTACCTTCGTGGAGCTACGTTGAGATTTCTTTGCAGGCTGAATGAGGTTGATATAATTGAACCTCTAATTCCATCAATTATGAACAACTTGGAGCACCGACATCCATATGTGAGGAGGAATGCAGTTCTTGCTGTGATGTCCGTTTACAAGCTCCCACATGGTGAGCAGCTCCTGGTAGACGCACCAGAGAAGATTGAGAATGTCCTAACCACTGAGCAGGATCCATCGGCTAAGAGGAATGCGTTTCTGATGCTCTTCCAATGTGCTCAGGAGCGTGCCATCAATTACCTCTTGACTCATGTTGATAGAGTCTCTGATTGGGGCGAGTTACTTCAGATGGTTGTATTGGATTTGATTCGAAAAGTTTGCAGGACAAACAAAGCGGAGAAAGGGAGgtatatcaaaattattatatcattgttAACTGCCCCTTCTGCTGCTGTTACATATGAATGTGCTGGAACTCTTGTTTCTTTATCTTCTGCCCCAAGTGCTATAAGAGCTGCAGCCAACACCTATTGTCAACTTCTTCAATCTCAAAGTGACAACAATGTTAAGCTTATTGTGCTTGATCGACTGAATGAATTGAAATCTTCGCATAAAGATGTCATGGTTGATATGATAATGGATGTCCTTAGAGCACTTTCCAGCCCGAACCTTGATATCCGTAGAAAAACACTTgacattgttcttgaattgatcaCTCCCAGGAATATCAATGAGGTTGTTCTCACACTGAAGAAAGAAGTTGTGAAAACTCAAAGTGGTGAGCTTGAGAAAAATGGTGAGTACCGCCAAATGCTCATCCAAGCCATTCATTCATGTGCCATAAAGTTCCCAGAAGTGGCAAGCACTGTGGTCCATCTATTGATGGACTTCTTGAGCGACAGCAACGTTGCTTCAGCAATTGATGTGGTCGTTTTTGTCCGGGAGATTATTGAAACAAACCCAAAATTAAGGGTTTCCATTGTGACAAGGTTACTAGACACTTTCTACCAAATTCGAGCAGCACGTGTTTCCTCCTGTGCCCTTTGGATCATTGGAGAGTATTGTCTATCTCTCTCTGAAGTTGAGAGTGGCATCGCAACTATCAAGCAGTGCCTCGGAGACCTACCATTTTACTCAGTTTCTGAGGAAAGTGAAGCTGCTGATTCTTCAAAAAAGACTCAGCAAGCAAACTCCATTACTACTTTGTCATCTAGAAGACCAGCTGTACTTGCTGATGGGACATATGCTACTCAAAGTGCTGCATCTGAAACTGCTTTCTCTCCCCCGACAGTTGTTCAAGGATCTTTAACCACTGGAAACTTgagatcccttcttctcactGGTGATTTCTTCCTGGGAGCAGTTGTTGCTTGTACACTAACTAAGCTCGTTCTGAGGCTGGAAGAAGTTCAACCATCAAAACTTGAAGTGAACAAAGCAACAACAAATGCATTACTGATCATGGTCTCAATGATACAGCTAGGACAGTCTCATGTTCTTCCTCACCCAATGGACAATGATTCTCATGACAGAATAGTTCTTTGCATAAGATTGCTCTGTAATACGGGCAACGAGGTTAGGAAGATCTGGTTGAGCTCTTGTCGCGAGAGTTTTGTTAATATGCTTTCTGATAAACAACTACGAGAGACAGAGGAGATCAAAGCAAAGGCACAAATTTCTCACTCCCAGCCAGATGACCTCATTGATTTCTACCATTTGAAGAGTAGGAGG GGAATGAGCCAACTGGAGTTGGAAGATGAAGTCCAGGATGATTTGAAACGTGCCACTGGAGAATTCGTCAAGGACGAGAATGATGCTAATAAGCTAAGCCGGGTACTGCAGCTTACAGGATTTAGTGATCCTGTTTATGCTGAAGCATATGTAACAGTTCATCACTATGACATTGTCCTAGATGTTACCGTAATAAATCGAACCAAAGAGACACTTCAGAATTTGTGTTTGGAACTGGCAACAATGGGTGATCTTAAGCTCGTTGAGCGTCCACAGAATTATACTTTAGCTCCTGAGTCAAGCAAGCAGATAAAAGCTAATATCAAGGTGTCTTCTACAGAGACTGGAGTGATTTTTGGTAACATTGTCTATGAGTCTTCAAATGTGCTTGAGCGAACTGTTGTTGTGCTCAATGATATCCATATTGACATCATGGATTACATCTCTCCTGCTGTTTGCAGTGAGGCTGCTTTTAGAACTATGTGGGCTGAATTTGAGTGGGAAAACAAG GTTGCTGTCAACACTGTCATTCAAGATGAAAAAGGATTTCTTGACCATATTATCAAATCAACCAACATGAAGTGCCTGACTGCACC ATCTGCTCTGGAAGATGAATGTGGATTCCTTGCTGCTAATCTTTATGCAAAGAGTGTGTTTGGAGAGGATGCTTTGGTGAATTTGAGCATTGAAAAGCAATCAGATGGTAAGCTGAGTGGTTATATTAGGATAAGAAGCAAAACACAAGGAATTGCTCTTAGCTTGGGAGACAAAATAACACTCAAGCAGAAGGGAGGCAATTGA